The genomic interval TCGGCCAAGGTGAAAAGAGCGTCGGAACTGATCGACTTCTGCAAAAAACGCCTCCATGCCACTGAAGAAGAAGTGAAAAAAATTCTGGGCGACATGGAAGAACAGGCATAATACAAAACCGCACGCCAAATGAGTACCAAACCAACTACACCCGACGCCTACGTGGCCGCCCTGCCTGCCGACAGGAG from Bacteroidota bacterium carries:
- the xseB gene encoding exodeoxyribonuclease VII small subunit, translated to MSEPLTYTAALHELNEIARAIDNETIPLDELSAKVKRASELIDFCKKRLHATEEEVKKILGDMEEQA